One genomic window of Nicotiana sylvestris chromosome 10, ASM39365v2, whole genome shotgun sequence includes the following:
- the LOC104241969 gene encoding GDT1-like protein 4 has translation MSTLSVAQGFTKSLAMTVLSEIGDKTFFAAAILAMRHPRRLVLSGCLGALIVMTILSAVVGWAAPNLVSRKWTHHITTLLFLGFGVWSLWDAFHDGESEELAEVEAELDADIKANGGATKEKNKDSDELKKQRRPLLTQFFSPIFLKAFSITFFGEWGDKSQLATIGLAADENPLGVVLGGILGQALCTTAAVLGGKGLATSISERIVALAGGSLFIVFGIQSFLSTVE, from the exons ATGAGTACTCTTTCAGTGGCGCAG GGTTTTACGAAGTCTTTGGCGATGACAGTACTGTCTGAGATCGGAGACAAGACGTTCTTCGCCGCTGCG atCTTGGCAATGCGTCACCCAAGGAGACTCGTCTTGTCAGGGTGCCTTGGAGCTTTAATT GTAATGACCATTCTGTCTGCTGTTGTTGGTTGGGCTGCTCCCAATTTG GTCTCCCGCAAATGGACCCATCATATTACAACATTGTTGTTCTTGGGATTTGGAGTATGGTCTTTGTGGGATGCATTCCATGATGG GGAATCTGAGGAACTGGCTGAAGTTGAAGCAGAGCTG GATGCGGATATAAAAGCTAATGGTGGAGCAACCAAGGAGAAGAATAAG GATTCTGACGAGTTAAAGAAGCAGAGGCGGCCTCTTCTCACTCAATTCTTCTCACCCATCTTTCTGAAG GCTTTTTCAATTACCTTCTTTGGTGAATGGGGTGACAAGAGCCAG CTTGCTACCATTGGTTTGGCTGCGGATGAGAATCCACTAGGAGTTGTTCTTGGCGGAATCTT GGGACAAGCTTTATGTACTACAGCTGCTGTCTTAGGAGGGAAAGGCCTTGCAACTTCAATATCTGAAAGAATA GTGGCACTTGCGGGTGGATCTCTTTTCATTGTTTTCGGAATTCAGTCCTTCCTTTCAACAGTCGAGTAA